Proteins co-encoded in one Pelobates fuscus isolate aPelFus1 chromosome 5, aPelFus1.pri, whole genome shotgun sequence genomic window:
- the LOC134612202 gene encoding LOW QUALITY PROTEIN: protein DVR-1-like (The sequence of the model RefSeq protein was modified relative to this genomic sequence to represent the inferred CDS: substituted 1 base at 1 genomic stop codon), which produces MGLLYKSKPVSPPPIPQILWSIFNKSNAFQNQDDMLALCFVEEFNVPGSTIRVFKDHGVXFIIPRNTSTLGPPFCQKKRLNFNLSVIGKEEQVTMSRLEIKFNQNKRHRRVFDLRLYQILNASFHAVDQEETRRKLLVVQTVRLPQQPLHINLTEVCKNWRTTNKNLGLDLEIVPRKESSLMSISMEQCKGFRTYASTTLLTVTLNTWQCLNSQRKMRFNKMPSTFVKNCKKLSIYVDFKDLGLQNWLVAPKGFSFNYCNGNCLPQFTKVQHEVNRSTGQAMTISRRSEDVSGPCCIPVKMSPVSMLFYDNEDNVVLKQYENMSVDECDCVI; this is translated from the exons ATGGGTTTATTATACAAGAGTAAACCAGTCAGTCCTCCGCCTATCCCCCAAATACTGTGGAGCATCTTCAATAAGAGTAATGCATTTCAAAATCAGGATGACATGCTTGCCCTGTGCTTTGTGGAGGAATTCAATGTTCCTGGCAGTACCATTAGAGTATTTAAAGATCATGGTGTGTAATTTAttat TCCTCGTAACACCTCCACTTTAGGACCTCCTTTCTGTCAGAAAAAAAGACTTAATTTTAATCTGTCTGTGATTGGAAAAGAGGAACAGGTGACGATGAGTCGGTTGGAAATAAAATTCAATCAGAATAAACGACATCGCAGGGTATTTGACCTACGCTTATACCAGATCCTTAATGCATCCTTCCATGCTGTAGACCAGGAAGAGACTAGGAGGAAGCTTTTAGTGGTGCAAACTGTCCGCCTCCCCCAACAACCACTGCATATAAATTTGACCGAGGTTTGTAAAAATTGGAGAACCACTAATAAGAATCTTGGCCTTGACTTGGAGATTGTTCCAAGAAAAGAATCTTCCTTGATGTCCATTTCTATGGAGCAATGCAAGGGTTTTCGAACATATGCATCTACCACCCTGCTCACAGTGACTCTCAACACTTGGCAGTGTCTAAACTCACAAAGAAAAATGAGATTTAACAAGATGCCTTCAACATTCGTTAAAAACTGCAAAAAGCTGAGCATCTATGTTGACTTTAAAGATCTAGGATTACAAAATTGGCTAGTTGCTCCCAAAGGTTTCAGCTTTAATTACTGCAATGGAAATTGCCTACCTCAATTCACAAAAGTTCAACATGAAGTAAACCGTTCCACTGGGCAGGCTATGACCATATCTAGGAGATCTGAGGATGTCTCTGGACCTTGTTGCATCccagtaaagatgtctccagtcTCGATGTTATTCTATGATAATGAGGATAATGTTGTCCTGAAACAATATGAAAATATGTCTGTGGATGAATGTGACTGCGTGATTTAA